Proteins found in one Dermochelys coriacea isolate rDerCor1 chromosome 17, rDerCor1.pri.v4, whole genome shotgun sequence genomic segment:
- the TMEM120A gene encoding ion channel TACAN: protein MSLRASVSECLRDWEELQGGFQHVQEAHKLYKQKLEELTKLQDGISSSIARQKKRLKELSLAFKSCKSSITAEQEESIREIQSLIKERQSIFFEMEAYLPKKNGLYLSLVLGNVNVTLLSKQAKFAYKDEYEKFKLYLTIILLIISFSCRFLLNSRVTDAVFNFLLVWYYCTLTIRECILITNGSRIKGWWVFHHYVSTFLSGVMLTWPDGVMYQMFRNQFLSFSMYQSFVQFLQYYYQSGCLYRLRALGERHNMDLTVEGFQSWMWRGLTFLLPFLFFGQFWQLYNAITLFRLVRHPQCKEWQVLMCGLPFFVLFAGNFTTTLRVVHQKFQNQNQDTKAE from the exons GAGGCCCATAAGCTGTACAAGCAGAAGCTCGAAGAACTAACCAAGCTGCAGGATGGGATCTCCAGTTCCATTGCAAGGCAGAAGAAGCGGCTGAAGGAGCTGTCTCTTGCCTTCAAAAG CTGCAAGTCCTCAATAACCGCCGAACAGGAAGAGTCCATCCGGGAGATCCAGAGCCTCATCAAAGAGAGGCAAAGCATCTTCTTTGAAATGGAAGCGTATTTGCCAAAGAAGAATGG GTTGTACCTGAGTCTGGTGCTTGGGAACGTGAATGTGACTCTACTCAGCAAGCAGGCTaa GTTTGCTTATAAAGATGAGTATGAGAAGTTCAAGCTCTACCTCACCATCATCCTGCTTATCATCTCCTTCTCCTGCAGGTTCCTTCTCAACTCCAG GGTGACGGACGCCGTCTTTAACTTCCTGCTGGTCTGGTACTACTGCACCCTTACCATCCGCGAGTGCATCTTAATCACCAACGGGTCCAG AATCAAAGGCTGGTGGGTTTTCCATCACTACGTCTCTACCTTTCTCTCGGGCGTCATGCTGACTTG GCCAGATGGGGTCATGTACCAGATGTTCCGAAACCAGTTCCTCTCCTTCTCCATGTATCAGA GCTTTGTGCAGTTCCTCCAGTATTACTATCAGAGTGGGTGCCTGTACCGGCTGAGGGCGCTGGGGGAGAGGCACAACATGGATCTCACCGTGG AGGGCTTCCAGTCGTGGATGTGGAGGGGCCTCACTTTCTTGCTGCCGTTCCTCTTCTTTGGCCAG TTCTGGCAGCTTTACAACGCCATCACCCTCTTCCGTCTGGTCAGACATCCGCAGTGCAAGGAATGGCAG GTTCTCATGTGTGGGCTCCCCTTCTTCGTGCTCTTTGCGGGGAATTTCACCACCACCCTGCGGGTTGTCCACCAGAAATTCCAGAACCAGAACCAAGACACGAAGGCTGAGTGA
- the LOC119844870 gene encoding NADPH--cytochrome P450 reductase isoform X1 gives MGDSAMDSTLPTPESAVPEGTLFSMTDVFLFSLIVGLLSYWFLFRKKKEEIPEFTKIQPITSSVRETSFIEKMKKTGRNIVVFYGSQTGTAEEFSNRLSKDAHRYGMRGMSADPEEYDLSDLSRLSEIDNSLAVFCMATYGEGDPTDNAQDFYDWLQETETDLTGLKFAVFGLGNKTYEHFNAMGKYVDKRLEQLGAQRIFELGMGDDDGNLEEDFITWREQFWPAVCEHFGVEATGEESSIRQYELVVHTDINMNKVYIGEMGRLKSYESQKPPFDAKNPFLAPVTLNRKLNQGGERHLMHLELDISGSKIRYESGDHIAVYPANDTSLVNQIGEILGADLDMIMSLNNLDEESNKKHPFPCPTTYRTALTYYLDITNPPRTNVLYELAQYATDPNEQEHLRKMASSAAEGKTLYLSWVVEARRNILAILQDVSSLRPPIDHLCELLPRLQARYYSIASSSKVHPHSIHICAVVVEYETKTGRVSKGVATTWLKNKVPNENGHKLTVPMYVRKSQFRLPFKSSTPVVMIGPGTGIAPFVGFIQERAWLKQQGKDVGETVLYYGCRHENEDYLYREELAQFHKEGALTQLNVAFSRDQAQKVYVQHLLKKNKAGVWKLIHEGNAHIYVCGDARNMARDVQNAFYEIVAEFGSMTQPQAVDYVKKLMTKGRYSLDVWS, from the exons AACATCCTCGGTGAGGGAGACCAGCTTCATTGAGAAGATGAAGAAAACA GGGCGAAACATCGTGGTGTTTTATGGTTCCCAGACTGGTACAGCAGAGGAGTTTTCCAATCGCCTTTCCAAAGATGCCCATCGGTACGGCATGCGAGGTATGTCAGCGGACCCCGAGGAGTATGATTTG TCTGATCTGAGCCGCCTCTCTGAGATTGACAATTCCTTGGCCGTGTTCTGCATGGCTACGTACGGAGAGGGTGATCCCACGGACAATGCCCAGGATTTCTATGACTGGCTGCAGGAGACTGAAACTGACCTGACTGGTCTCAAATTTGCA GTGTTTGGGCTAGGCAACAAGACTTACGAGCACTTCAACGCGATGGGGAAATACGTGGACAAGAGGCTGGAGCAGCTTGGAGCCCAGCGGATATTTGAGCTCGGCATGGGAGATGATGATGGGAA CCTGGAAGAAGATTTCATCACTTGGCGTGAGCAGTTCTGGCCGGCAGTGTGCGAGCACTTTGGCGTGGAAGCTACCGGAGAGGAGTCCAG cATCCGTCAATATGAGCTGGTGGTCCACACAGACATCAATATGAACAAGGTCTACATTGGCGAGATGGGCCGGCTAAAGAGCTATGAAAGCCAGAAACC CCCATTTGATGCAAAGAACCCTTTCCTGGCACCTGTTACCCTGAACCGAAAGCTGAACCAGGGCGGAGAGAGGCACCTCATGCACTTGGAATTGGACATCTCTGGCTCCAAAATCAG GTATGAGTCTGGGGACCATATTGCTGTGTACCCAGCTAACGACACATCACTAGTGAACCAGATCGGCGAGATTCTGGGCGCAGATCTGGATATGATCATGTCCTTAAACAACCTGGATG aGGAATCCAATAAGAAGCATCCGTTCCCCTGCCCCACCACGTACCGGACAGCCCTGACCTATTACCTGGACATCACCAACCCACCGCGCACCAACGTCCTGTACGAGCTGGCTCAGTATGCCACAGACCCCAACGAGCAGGAGCACCTCCGCAAGATGGCGTCTTCTGCTGCCGAGGGGAAG ACGCTGTACCTCAGCTGGGTTGTGGAGGCCAGAAGGAACATATTAGCCATTCTGCAGGATGTATCTTCTCTCCGACCTCCCATCGACCACCTCTGTGAGCTGCTGCCTCGCCTGCAGGCCCGTTACTACTCGATTGCCTCCTCTTCCAAG GTTCACCCTCACTCCATCCACATCTGTGCTGTGGTTGTGGAATACGAGACCAAGACAGGCCGGGTGAGCAAAGGAGTGGCCACTACCTGGCTGAAGAACAAGGTGCCCAATGAAAACGGGCACAAGTTAACGGTGCCCATGTACGTCAGGAAGTCACAGTTCCGGTTGCCTTTCAAATCCAGCACGCCCGTCGTCATGATTGGGCCCGGGACTGGGATCGCCCCGTTCGTTGGCTTCATTCAAGAACGGGCCTGGCTGAAGCAGCAAG GGAAGGACGTTGGCGAGACGGTGCTGTACTATGGCTGTCGCCATGAGAACGAGGACTACCTATACCGAGAGGAGCTTGCCCAGTTCCACAAGGAGGGAGCCCTCACCCAGCTCAACGTCGCCTTCTCCAGGGACCAAGCCCAGAAG GTCTACGTTCAGCACTTGCTGAAGAAGAATAAAGCGGGGGTCTGGAAGCTCATCCACGAGGGGAACGCTCACATCTATGTGTGCGG CGACGCTCGCAACATGGCGCGGGATGTGCAGAACGCCTTCTACGAAATCGTGGCCGAGTTCGGCAGCATGACCCAGCCCCAGGCCGTGGACTATGTAAAGAAACTGATGACCAAGGGCCGCTACTCCCTGGATGTCTGGAGCTAA
- the LOC119844870 gene encoding NADPH--cytochrome P450 reductase isoform X2 codes for MGCLYSVPQEDLTLGRTSSVRETSFIEKMKKTGRNIVVFYGSQTGTAEEFSNRLSKDAHRYGMRGMSADPEEYDLSDLSRLSEIDNSLAVFCMATYGEGDPTDNAQDFYDWLQETETDLTGLKFAVFGLGNKTYEHFNAMGKYVDKRLEQLGAQRIFELGMGDDDGNLEEDFITWREQFWPAVCEHFGVEATGEESSIRQYELVVHTDINMNKVYIGEMGRLKSYESQKPPFDAKNPFLAPVTLNRKLNQGGERHLMHLELDISGSKIRYESGDHIAVYPANDTSLVNQIGEILGADLDMIMSLNNLDEESNKKHPFPCPTTYRTALTYYLDITNPPRTNVLYELAQYATDPNEQEHLRKMASSAAEGKTLYLSWVVEARRNILAILQDVSSLRPPIDHLCELLPRLQARYYSIASSSKVHPHSIHICAVVVEYETKTGRVSKGVATTWLKNKVPNENGHKLTVPMYVRKSQFRLPFKSSTPVVMIGPGTGIAPFVGFIQERAWLKQQGKDVGETVLYYGCRHENEDYLYREELAQFHKEGALTQLNVAFSRDQAQKVYVQHLLKKNKAGVWKLIHEGNAHIYVCGDARNMARDVQNAFYEIVAEFGSMTQPQAVDYVKKLMTKGRYSLDVWS; via the exons ATGGGATGTCTGTACTCGGTACCGCAAGAGGACCTGACTCTGGGGAG AACATCCTCGGTGAGGGAGACCAGCTTCATTGAGAAGATGAAGAAAACA GGGCGAAACATCGTGGTGTTTTATGGTTCCCAGACTGGTACAGCAGAGGAGTTTTCCAATCGCCTTTCCAAAGATGCCCATCGGTACGGCATGCGAGGTATGTCAGCGGACCCCGAGGAGTATGATTTG TCTGATCTGAGCCGCCTCTCTGAGATTGACAATTCCTTGGCCGTGTTCTGCATGGCTACGTACGGAGAGGGTGATCCCACGGACAATGCCCAGGATTTCTATGACTGGCTGCAGGAGACTGAAACTGACCTGACTGGTCTCAAATTTGCA GTGTTTGGGCTAGGCAACAAGACTTACGAGCACTTCAACGCGATGGGGAAATACGTGGACAAGAGGCTGGAGCAGCTTGGAGCCCAGCGGATATTTGAGCTCGGCATGGGAGATGATGATGGGAA CCTGGAAGAAGATTTCATCACTTGGCGTGAGCAGTTCTGGCCGGCAGTGTGCGAGCACTTTGGCGTGGAAGCTACCGGAGAGGAGTCCAG cATCCGTCAATATGAGCTGGTGGTCCACACAGACATCAATATGAACAAGGTCTACATTGGCGAGATGGGCCGGCTAAAGAGCTATGAAAGCCAGAAACC CCCATTTGATGCAAAGAACCCTTTCCTGGCACCTGTTACCCTGAACCGAAAGCTGAACCAGGGCGGAGAGAGGCACCTCATGCACTTGGAATTGGACATCTCTGGCTCCAAAATCAG GTATGAGTCTGGGGACCATATTGCTGTGTACCCAGCTAACGACACATCACTAGTGAACCAGATCGGCGAGATTCTGGGCGCAGATCTGGATATGATCATGTCCTTAAACAACCTGGATG aGGAATCCAATAAGAAGCATCCGTTCCCCTGCCCCACCACGTACCGGACAGCCCTGACCTATTACCTGGACATCACCAACCCACCGCGCACCAACGTCCTGTACGAGCTGGCTCAGTATGCCACAGACCCCAACGAGCAGGAGCACCTCCGCAAGATGGCGTCTTCTGCTGCCGAGGGGAAG ACGCTGTACCTCAGCTGGGTTGTGGAGGCCAGAAGGAACATATTAGCCATTCTGCAGGATGTATCTTCTCTCCGACCTCCCATCGACCACCTCTGTGAGCTGCTGCCTCGCCTGCAGGCCCGTTACTACTCGATTGCCTCCTCTTCCAAG GTTCACCCTCACTCCATCCACATCTGTGCTGTGGTTGTGGAATACGAGACCAAGACAGGCCGGGTGAGCAAAGGAGTGGCCACTACCTGGCTGAAGAACAAGGTGCCCAATGAAAACGGGCACAAGTTAACGGTGCCCATGTACGTCAGGAAGTCACAGTTCCGGTTGCCTTTCAAATCCAGCACGCCCGTCGTCATGATTGGGCCCGGGACTGGGATCGCCCCGTTCGTTGGCTTCATTCAAGAACGGGCCTGGCTGAAGCAGCAAG GGAAGGACGTTGGCGAGACGGTGCTGTACTATGGCTGTCGCCATGAGAACGAGGACTACCTATACCGAGAGGAGCTTGCCCAGTTCCACAAGGAGGGAGCCCTCACCCAGCTCAACGTCGCCTTCTCCAGGGACCAAGCCCAGAAG GTCTACGTTCAGCACTTGCTGAAGAAGAATAAAGCGGGGGTCTGGAAGCTCATCCACGAGGGGAACGCTCACATCTATGTGTGCGG CGACGCTCGCAACATGGCGCGGGATGTGCAGAACGCCTTCTACGAAATCGTGGCCGAGTTCGGCAGCATGACCCAGCCCCAGGCCGTGGACTATGTAAAGAAACTGATGACCAAGGGCCGCTACTCCCTGGATGTCTGGAGCTAA